The following coding sequences are from one Ramlibacter henchirensis window:
- the ileS gene encoding isoleucine--tRNA ligase: MPDTKTDYRATLNLPDTPFPMRGDLPRREPGWVREWEEQGLYKRLRDARKGRQKFVLHDGPPYANGQIHMGHAVNKILKDMIVKSRQLKGLDAAYVPGWDCHGLPIENAIEKKHGRNLPRDEMQAKSRAFATEQIGIQMADFKRLGVLGDWDHPYKTMEFSNEADEIRAFKRVIERGFVYRGLKPVYWCFDCGSSLAEFEIEYADKKSQTLDVGFQANDPAALARAFNVSRLPQGKDVFVVIWTTTAWTIPANQALNLNPELDYSLVDTARGLLVVASSLVERCLQRYHLQGGTVIATVKGRQLDGLQFRHPLYDVHAAYRRLSPVYLADYATADDGTGIVHSSPAYGLEDFTSCVAHGLKYDDILNPVQANGSYAADFALFGGQDIWKAVPAIIEALDQAGRLFATAPISHSYPHCWRHKSPVIYRAAAQWFIRMDEGKGVFTKDKAPATLRQMALAAIEETSFFPENGKARLRDMIAGRPDWCISRQRSWGVPLPFFLHKDTHELHPRTMEILDLAAGMVQAGGIEAWSKASPEEILGKVGAAADAAQYAKSTDILEVWFDSGTTHTTVLKGSHAGAGHENGPEADLYLEGHDQHRGWFHSSLLTACAMYGRAPYRGLLTHGFTVDAQGRKMSKSLGNGVDPQETWKKLGAEIIRLWVAASDYSGDIAGDEKILARVVDAYRRIRNTLRFLLANVNDFDPAKDSVAPAEMLEIDRYAMSRAAQFQNEVLAHYEVYEFHPVVAKLQVYCSEDLGAFYLDVLKDRLYTTAPKSHARRSAQTALWHITHAMLRWMAPFLSFTAEEAWKVFGTSESIFIEEYAELGAPDEALLAKWNRIREIRDVANKEIEALRAEGKVGSSLQANLTVAAPADDHALLQSLGDDLKFVFITSALALLKGDAVAVQVTPSSDAKCERCWHWRADVGSDARHPEICGRCVSNLFGPGEDRRCA, encoded by the coding sequence ATGCCCGACACCAAAACCGACTACCGCGCGACCCTCAACCTGCCCGACACGCCCTTCCCGATGCGCGGCGACCTGCCCAGGCGCGAGCCGGGCTGGGTCAGGGAATGGGAGGAGCAGGGCCTGTACAAGCGCCTGCGCGATGCGCGCAAGGGCCGCCAGAAGTTCGTGCTGCACGACGGCCCGCCATATGCGAACGGCCAGATCCACATGGGCCACGCGGTCAACAAGATCCTGAAGGACATGATCGTCAAGTCGCGCCAGCTCAAGGGCCTGGACGCGGCCTACGTCCCGGGCTGGGACTGCCACGGCCTGCCGATCGAGAACGCGATCGAGAAGAAGCACGGCCGCAACCTGCCGCGCGACGAGATGCAGGCCAAAAGCCGCGCCTTCGCCACCGAGCAGATCGGCATCCAGATGGCCGACTTCAAGCGGCTGGGCGTGCTGGGCGACTGGGACCATCCGTACAAGACGATGGAGTTCTCGAACGAGGCCGACGAGATCCGTGCGTTCAAGCGCGTGATCGAACGTGGCTTCGTCTACCGCGGCCTCAAGCCGGTGTACTGGTGCTTCGACTGCGGCTCCTCGCTCGCGGAGTTCGAGATCGAGTACGCGGACAAGAAGAGCCAGACGCTCGACGTGGGTTTCCAGGCGAACGATCCCGCGGCGCTCGCGCGCGCCTTCAACGTGTCCAGGCTGCCGCAGGGCAAGGACGTGTTCGTCGTCATCTGGACGACGACCGCCTGGACCATCCCGGCCAACCAGGCGCTCAACCTCAACCCCGAGCTGGACTACTCGCTCGTGGACACGGCGCGCGGCCTGCTCGTGGTGGCCAGCTCGCTGGTGGAGCGCTGCCTTCAGCGCTACCACCTGCAGGGCGGAACCGTGATCGCCACGGTCAAGGGCCGGCAGCTCGATGGCCTGCAGTTCCGTCATCCGCTGTACGACGTGCACGCGGCGTACCGGCGCCTGTCGCCGGTGTACCTGGCGGACTACGCGACGGCCGACGACGGCACCGGCATCGTCCACTCCTCGCCCGCCTACGGCCTGGAAGACTTCACCAGCTGCGTGGCGCACGGGCTGAAGTACGACGACATCCTCAACCCGGTGCAGGCCAACGGCAGCTACGCCGCGGACTTCGCCCTCTTCGGCGGGCAGGACATCTGGAAGGCCGTGCCGGCCATCATCGAGGCGCTCGACCAGGCCGGCCGCCTGTTCGCCACCGCGCCCATCAGCCACAGCTACCCGCACTGCTGGCGCCACAAGTCGCCGGTCATCTACCGCGCAGCGGCCCAGTGGTTCATCCGCATGGACGAAGGCAAAGGCGTGTTCACGAAGGACAAGGCGCCCGCCACGCTGCGGCAGATGGCGCTCGCGGCCATCGAGGAAACCAGCTTCTTCCCCGAGAACGGCAAGGCGCGCCTGCGCGACATGATCGCGGGCCGGCCCGACTGGTGCATCAGCCGCCAGCGCAGCTGGGGCGTGCCCCTGCCCTTCTTCCTGCACAAGGACACGCACGAACTCCATCCGAGGACGATGGAGATCCTGGACCTCGCGGCCGGCATGGTGCAGGCCGGCGGCATCGAGGCCTGGAGCAAGGCCTCGCCCGAGGAGATCCTGGGCAAGGTCGGGGCGGCGGCAGACGCGGCGCAGTACGCCAAGAGCACCGACATCCTCGAGGTCTGGTTCGATTCCGGCACCACGCACACCACGGTGCTCAAGGGCTCGCACGCCGGCGCCGGTCATGAGAACGGCCCCGAGGCCGACCTCTACCTCGAAGGCCATGACCAGCACCGCGGCTGGTTCCACTCCTCGCTGCTCACGGCGTGCGCGATGTACGGCCGCGCGCCGTACCGCGGCCTGCTCACGCACGGCTTCACGGTCGATGCGCAGGGCCGCAAGATGAGCAAGTCGCTGGGCAACGGCGTCGATCCGCAGGAGACTTGGAAGAAGCTGGGCGCCGAGATCATCCGCCTGTGGGTGGCCGCGTCCGACTACTCCGGCGACATCGCGGGCGACGAGAAGATTCTCGCGCGTGTGGTGGACGCCTACCGCCGCATCCGCAACACGCTGCGTTTCCTGCTGGCCAACGTGAACGACTTCGACCCGGCCAAGGATTCCGTCGCGCCGGCGGAGATGCTGGAGATCGACCGCTACGCCATGAGCCGCGCGGCGCAGTTCCAGAACGAGGTGCTCGCCCACTACGAGGTGTACGAGTTCCACCCCGTCGTCGCGAAGTTGCAGGTTTACTGCTCCGAGGACCTGGGCGCGTTCTACCTGGACGTGCTGAAGGACCGGCTCTACACGACCGCGCCCAAGTCGCACGCGCGGCGCAGCGCGCAGACCGCGCTGTGGCACATCACGCATGCCATGCTGCGCTGGATGGCGCCTTTCCTCAGCTTCACCGCGGAGGAGGCGTGGAAGGTGTTCGGCACCTCCGAGTCCATCTTCATCGAGGAGTACGCGGAACTCGGCGCGCCCGACGAGGCGCTGCTGGCCAAGTGGAACCGCATCCGCGAGATCCGCGACGTGGCCAACAAGGAGATCGAGGCCCTGCGCGCGGAAGGCAAGGTGGGCTCCTCGCTGCAAGCCAATCTGACCGTCGCTGCGCCGGCCGACGACCACGCCCTGCTGCAAAGCCTGGGCGACGACCTGAAATTCGTCTTCATCACCTCGGCCCTCGCGTTGCTCAAGGGCGACGCCGTCGCGGTGCAGGTCACGCCGTCGTCCGACGCCAAGTGCGAGCGCTGCTGGCACTGGCGGGCCGACGTCGGCAGCGACGCCAGGCATCCGGAGATCTGCGGCCGCTGCGTGAGCAACCTGTTCGGACCGGGCGAAGACCGGCGGTGCGCCTGA
- the lspA gene encoding signal peptidase II, which yields MARGASGGLRGTLPWLGLALILLIADQLTKTLILGYYQLGDSTYVAPFFNIVRVHNTGAAFSFLATASGWQRWLFTGIGVAAALFIVWMLRSHSGQKLFSFALACILGGAIGNVVDRLMHGYVVDFLQFHWKDRWFFPAFNVADAAITIGAAALILDEILRVRRSR from the coding sequence ATGGCGCGCGGGGCGAGTGGAGGCCTGCGTGGAACGCTGCCCTGGCTGGGGCTGGCGCTGATCCTGCTCATCGCGGACCAGCTGACCAAGACCCTGATCCTGGGCTATTACCAGCTGGGCGACAGCACGTATGTCGCCCCCTTCTTCAACATCGTGCGGGTGCACAACACCGGCGCCGCGTTCTCCTTCCTGGCCACGGCCTCGGGCTGGCAGCGCTGGCTGTTCACCGGCATCGGGGTCGCGGCGGCGCTGTTCATCGTCTGGATGCTGCGGTCCCATTCGGGACAGAAGCTGTTCTCCTTCGCCCTGGCGTGCATCCTGGGGGGCGCCATCGGCAACGTCGTCGACCGGCTGATGCACGGCTACGTCGTGGATTTCCTGCAGTTCCACTGGAAGGACCGCTGGTTCTTTCCGGCGTTCAACGTGGCCGATGCCGCCATCACCATCGGCGCGGCGGCCTTGATCCTGGACGAGATCCTGCGCGTGCGCCGCAGCCGATAG
- a CDS encoding alpha/beta fold hydrolase yields the protein MTTRRHLLCASVAALLLAACAGRPTGPASEFAQIVFVHGNGDSASVWQSTVWRFESNGWPRERLHAIDLPYPLARDDDTRPQPGRTSTAEHMSFLKGEVEKVLKATGARQVVLVGNSRGGYAIRNYIQNGGGASVVSHAILGGTPNHGVWALREFAPHSEFNGTGPFLTALNAPKNAGGDEVAGPVRWMTIRSENNDKFAQPDGLWIGRKGQPTNITFAAPELKGATNVVIPRIDHRETSFSPAAFASTYQFITGRAPATTEITPEQRVVLSGKVSGLGVSSTDPASGNFSNNLPLPGARLEVFSIDEATGERRGAAAHSQVIGTDGRWGPFPANPQARYEFVVSAPGYATTHIYRSPFPRSSTLVNLRPERVPEADRSAPALAILNRPRGYLDPDRDRMSFDGQTPPPGALPGAGASSSRIRPTGAPRPVMAEFNGERLVGRLWPLADNHVSVLELTY from the coding sequence ATGACCACCCGCCGACACCTCCTGTGCGCGAGCGTTGCCGCCCTGCTGCTGGCGGCCTGCGCCGGCCGCCCCACCGGACCGGCGAGCGAGTTCGCGCAGATCGTGTTCGTGCACGGCAACGGCGACAGCGCATCGGTCTGGCAGTCCACAGTGTGGCGCTTCGAGTCCAACGGCTGGCCACGGGAGCGCCTGCACGCGATCGACCTGCCCTACCCGCTGGCGCGGGACGACGACACGCGGCCGCAGCCCGGGCGCACGTCCACGGCCGAACACATGTCGTTCCTGAAGGGCGAGGTGGAGAAGGTTCTCAAGGCCACCGGCGCCCGGCAGGTGGTCCTCGTGGGCAATTCGCGCGGCGGCTACGCGATCCGCAACTACATCCAGAACGGCGGCGGCGCGTCCGTGGTGAGCCACGCCATCCTGGGCGGCACGCCCAATCATGGGGTGTGGGCGCTGCGCGAGTTCGCGCCCCACAGCGAGTTCAATGGCACCGGGCCCTTCCTCACCGCGCTGAACGCGCCCAAGAACGCGGGCGGCGATGAAGTCGCGGGCCCGGTTCGCTGGATGACGATCCGCTCCGAGAACAACGACAAGTTCGCGCAGCCGGACGGGTTGTGGATCGGGCGCAAGGGGCAGCCAACCAACATCACTTTCGCGGCCCCGGAACTCAAGGGCGCCACCAACGTGGTGATCCCGCGCATCGACCACCGCGAGACGTCGTTCTCGCCGGCGGCTTTCGCTTCCACGTACCAGTTCATCACCGGCCGGGCGCCCGCCACGACGGAGATCACGCCCGAGCAGCGCGTGGTGCTCTCGGGCAAGGTGAGTGGGCTGGGCGTGTCGTCCACCGACCCGGCCTCCGGCAACTTCTCGAACAACCTCCCATTGCCCGGTGCGCGCCTCGAAGTCTTCAGCATCGACGAGGCGACCGGCGAGCGCCGCGGCGCCGCGGCGCACAGCCAGGTGATCGGCACCGACGGCCGCTGGGGCCCGTTCCCGGCGAACCCGCAAGCGCGCTACGAGTTCGTCGTCAGCGCACCGGGCTATGCGACGACGCACATCTACCGCAGCCCCTTCCCGCGCTCGAGCACGCTAGTGAACCTGCGGCCGGAGCGAGTGCCCGAAGCCGATCGCAGCGCGCCGGCGCTGGCCATCCTCAACCGTCCTCGCGGCTATCTCGACCCCGACCGCGACCGCATGTCGTTCGATGGCCAGACCCCGCCGCCGGGCGCGCTGCCCGGAGCGGGCGCTTCGAGCTCACGCATCCGGCCGACCGGCGCGCCGCGGCCAGTCATGGCCGAGTTCAACGGCGAGCGGCTGGTAGGCCGGCTCTGGCCCCTGGCGGACAACCATGTCTCCGTTCTGGAACTGACGTACTGA
- a CDS encoding glutamine synthetase family protein: MASSNIHPALAAVKKSGANKVKVAVSDIDGVLRGKYLHIDKFEGATEGGFGFCDVVFGWDMHDVTYDNTQVTGWQHGFPDALARLDLGTARNVPWDNGVPFFLGEFVNPDGSPHPVCPRQLLKRVLARTEKLGYAVMAGMEFEWFNFRETIHTWAAKQGIPPEPITPGMFGYSVLRMADNPGFFNALMDEMLAFNVPIEGLHTETGPGVYEVAIAFSPALEQADRSILFKTGAREIGKRFGIMPSFMAKWSPRYPGCSGHIHQSLSDGKANLFYDANSARRMSPLFESYLAGQVACMMEFGPMLWPTINSYKRLVDGFWAPVKPTWGMDNRTASFRVIAGSPKATRLETRCPGADVNPYLAMAAVIAAGMHGVEKGLKLTAPPITGTNQGGENVPRAPRTLIETTRIFRESAIARDWLGDTFVDHFAATREWEWRQWQDAVTDWELKRYFEII, from the coding sequence ATGGCCAGTTCCAACATCCATCCCGCCCTCGCCGCAGTCAAGAAGAGCGGCGCCAACAAGGTCAAGGTCGCGGTCAGCGACATCGACGGCGTGCTGCGCGGCAAGTACCTGCACATCGACAAGTTCGAGGGCGCGACCGAAGGCGGCTTCGGCTTCTGCGACGTGGTGTTCGGCTGGGACATGCACGACGTCACCTACGACAACACGCAGGTGACCGGATGGCAGCACGGCTTTCCAGACGCGCTGGCGCGCCTGGACCTCGGCACTGCGCGCAATGTCCCATGGGACAACGGCGTGCCGTTCTTCCTGGGCGAGTTCGTCAATCCCGACGGCTCGCCGCATCCGGTGTGCCCGCGCCAGCTCCTCAAGCGCGTGCTCGCGCGCACCGAGAAGCTCGGCTATGCGGTGATGGCCGGCATGGAATTCGAGTGGTTCAACTTCCGCGAGACGATCCACACCTGGGCCGCCAAACAGGGCATCCCGCCCGAGCCGATCACGCCCGGCATGTTTGGCTACTCGGTGCTGCGGATGGCCGACAACCCCGGCTTCTTCAATGCGCTGATGGACGAGATGCTGGCCTTCAACGTGCCGATCGAAGGACTGCACACGGAGACCGGTCCTGGCGTCTACGAGGTGGCCATCGCCTTCTCGCCGGCGCTGGAGCAGGCCGACCGCTCGATCCTGTTCAAGACCGGCGCGCGGGAGATCGGCAAGCGCTTCGGCATCATGCCCAGCTTCATGGCCAAGTGGAGCCCCAGGTACCCCGGCTGCAGCGGCCACATCCACCAGAGCCTGTCGGACGGCAAGGCCAACCTGTTCTACGACGCGAACTCGGCGCGCAGGATGAGCCCGCTGTTCGAGAGCTACCTCGCCGGGCAGGTGGCCTGCATGATGGAGTTCGGGCCGATGCTCTGGCCCACGATCAACAGCTACAAGCGCCTGGTCGACGGCTTCTGGGCGCCGGTCAAGCCGACGTGGGGCATGGACAACCGCACCGCGAGCTTCCGCGTGATCGCCGGCTCGCCCAAGGCGACGCGGCTGGAGACGCGCTGCCCTGGCGCCGACGTGAATCCCTATCTCGCGATGGCGGCCGTCATCGCGGCCGGCATGCACGGCGTCGAGAAAGGATTGAAACTCACCGCGCCGCCGATCACCGGTACCAACCAGGGCGGCGAGAACGTCCCGCGGGCACCGCGCACCTTGATCGAGACCACACGCATCTTTCGCGAGTCGGCCATCGCGCGCGACTGGCTGGGCGACACCTTCGTCGATCACTTCGCCGCGACCCGCGAGTGGGAATGGCGCCAGTGGCAGGATGCGGTGACCGACTGGGAATTGAAGCGCTACTTCGAGATCATCTGA
- a CDS encoding Na/Pi cotransporter family protein, with protein MKHLLNLLAAIALLVWGTHLVRTGILRVFGANLRQVLARSISNRYTAAVSGIGVTALLQSSTATALIVSAFVGQGLITLPLALAVMLGADIGTSLVTVVFSFDLSWLSPLLIFTGVVMFISRSSTNVGRFGRVLIGLGLMLLALRLVSESTQIMVQSPIVQALLASISSDLLLEITVGALLAVLSYSSLAIVLLTATLASTGIVPTEMALGLVLGANLGSGLLGVLTTARSPVEVRHVPLGNLVFKCLGVLVAAPLIGVWLRELRPHLADDVSTVVLFHLSFNILLALLFIGVVHPIGRAVMQMLPKPQRIANGRPHHLDPSALGTPSLAISCAAREALHQADVVETMLLGILTVLKNNDLRLAEELRKLDDTVDELYSAIKYYLTKISREALGEEESRRWTDIISFTINMEQIGDTIERILMDIEDKKIRKGRSFSDAGMAEICELHARLIDNLRLGMSVFLNGSVRDAQKLLEEKARFRDLEHAYASTHLERLSGNTVQSIETSSLHIDLISDLKRINSHICSIAYPILESAGALAPSRLRSDVLATSKEPI; from the coding sequence ATGAAGCATCTGTTGAATCTGCTGGCGGCCATCGCGCTGCTGGTCTGGGGAACCCACCTTGTCCGCACCGGCATCCTGCGGGTGTTCGGCGCCAATCTCCGGCAGGTTCTCGCACGCAGCATCAGCAACCGCTACACGGCTGCCGTCTCGGGCATCGGCGTCACCGCGTTGCTGCAATCGAGCACCGCCACCGCCCTCATCGTCTCCGCGTTCGTCGGCCAGGGGCTGATCACGCTGCCGCTGGCGCTGGCCGTGATGCTGGGCGCGGACATCGGCACCAGTCTGGTCACGGTGGTGTTCTCGTTCGACCTGTCCTGGCTGTCGCCCCTGCTGATCTTCACGGGCGTGGTGATGTTCATCTCGCGCTCGTCCACCAACGTCGGGCGCTTCGGCCGCGTGCTGATCGGGCTCGGGCTGATGCTGCTGGCGCTGCGGCTGGTGTCCGAATCGACCCAGATCATGGTGCAGTCGCCGATCGTGCAGGCGCTGCTCGCCTCCATCAGCAGCGACCTGCTGCTGGAGATCACCGTCGGCGCGCTGCTGGCCGTGCTCTCGTATTCCAGCCTGGCGATCGTCCTCCTCACGGCGACGCTCGCCAGCACGGGGATCGTCCCGACCGAGATGGCGCTGGGGTTGGTGCTCGGCGCCAACCTGGGCAGCGGCCTGCTGGGCGTGCTGACCACGGCGCGGTCGCCCGTCGAAGTGCGCCACGTTCCGCTGGGCAACCTGGTGTTCAAGTGCCTGGGCGTGCTGGTCGCCGCGCCGTTGATCGGCGTCTGGCTGCGTGAACTGCGGCCGCACCTGGCGGACGACGTGTCCACCGTGGTGCTGTTCCACCTCAGTTTCAACATCCTGCTGGCGCTGCTGTTCATCGGGGTCGTTCATCCCATCGGCCGCGCCGTGATGCAGATGCTGCCCAAGCCGCAGCGCATCGCCAACGGCCGTCCGCACCACCTGGATCCCTCCGCGCTGGGCACACCCTCGTTGGCGATCTCCTGCGCCGCGCGCGAGGCGCTGCACCAGGCCGATGTGGTCGAGACCATGCTGCTGGGCATCCTCACCGTTCTGAAGAACAACGACCTGCGCCTGGCCGAGGAACTGCGCAAGCTGGACGACACGGTCGACGAGCTGTATTCGGCCATCAAGTACTACCTGACGAAGATCTCGCGCGAGGCGCTGGGCGAGGAGGAAAGCCGCCGCTGGACCGACATCATCAGCTTCACGATCAACATGGAGCAGATCGGCGACACCATCGAGCGGATCCTGATGGACATCGAGGACAAGAAGATCCGCAAGGGCCGCAGCTTCTCCGACGCCGGCATGGCGGAGATCTGCGAGCTGCACGCGCGCCTGATCGACAACCTGCGCCTGGGGATGAGCGTCTTCCTCAACGGCTCGGTGCGCGACGCGCAGAAGCTCCTGGAGGAGAAGGCGCGTTTCCGCGACCTGGAGCACGCGTATGCGTCGACCCACCTGGAGCGGCTGTCCGGCAATACCGTGCAGAGCATCGAGACCAGCTCGCTGCACATCGACCTGATCAGCGACCTGAAGCGGATCAATTCCCACATCTGCTCGATCGCGTATCCGATCCTGGAGTCGGCCGGTGCGCTGGCGCCGAGCCGGTTACGCAGTGATGTGCTGGCGACAAGCAAGGAGCCGATCTAG
- a CDS encoding EamA family transporter: protein MPTSLSWGVATAVLFGALLHAGWNALVKSSTDKELDTALLQLMCCVLALPLVVFTGLPPAAAWPYVLASVVIHFGYYIALSGAYRHGDLGLTYPLMRGLGPMLVALSSAVALGERLSPLAWAGVFGVSGGVLVLGLSSHALERPKALAFSLSNAVVIALYTVVDALGVRASVNTGGTALQYVCALFLVHGWPFTLLVLHRRGVAVAWPYARSRAPLATVGAMASMGSYGIALWAMTKAPVAVVAALRETSVLFAALLGAWLLKEVFTPRRALGTAVIVAGVIALRVG, encoded by the coding sequence ATGCCTACGAGCCTCTCCTGGGGTGTCGCGACCGCCGTCCTGTTCGGGGCGCTGCTTCACGCGGGCTGGAACGCGCTCGTGAAGTCCAGCACCGACAAGGAGCTGGACACGGCGCTGCTGCAGCTGATGTGCTGCGTGCTGGCTTTGCCGCTGGTCGTCTTCACCGGCCTTCCGCCGGCCGCCGCATGGCCCTACGTTCTCGCTTCGGTGGTGATCCATTTCGGCTACTACATCGCCTTGTCCGGCGCCTACCGGCACGGCGACCTGGGCCTGACGTACCCGCTGATGCGCGGCCTGGGTCCGATGCTCGTGGCGCTGTCCTCGGCCGTCGCGTTGGGCGAGCGCCTGTCGCCACTGGCGTGGGCCGGCGTGTTCGGCGTCTCGGGCGGGGTGTTGGTGCTGGGGCTTTCCAGCCATGCGCTGGAGCGGCCCAAGGCGCTGGCCTTTTCGCTGAGCAACGCGGTGGTGATCGCCCTCTACACCGTGGTCGATGCGCTCGGCGTGCGCGCGTCGGTGAACACCGGGGGCACGGCCCTGCAGTACGTGTGCGCGTTGTTCCTCGTGCATGGCTGGCCTTTCACGCTGCTGGTGCTGCACCGGCGAGGTGTGGCGGTGGCGTGGCCCTATGCGCGCTCGCGTGCTCCGCTGGCCACCGTGGGCGCGATGGCCTCGATGGGGTCTTATGGGATCGCGCTGTGGGCGATGACGAAGGCGCCGGTCGCGGTGGTTGCCGCGTTGCGCGAGACCTCGGTGCTGTTTGCCGCTCTGCTCGGGGCGTGGTTGTTGAAGGAGGTGTTCACGCCTCGCCGCGCTCTGGGCACGGCCGTGATCGTCGCGGGCGTGATTGCTCTTCGGGTGGGCTAG
- a CDS encoding bifunctional riboflavin kinase/FAD synthetase: protein MRIFRGFHHPGIAPASAVTIGNFDGVHRGHQAMLALLNSEARHRGVPSCVLTFEPHPRDYFARVARKPELAPARIATLRDKLSELAACGVGQCVVLPFDARLSSQAPQTFIDQVLVNGLGARYVLVGDDFRFGARRAGDYAMLDAAGQRQGFDVARMNSYEVHNMRVSSSAVREALARGDMDGTAALLGRPYSISGHAVHGRKLGRELGFPTVNLRFSHWKPAASGIFAVQVDGLADHPLPGVANLGIRPSLDPNDVNGGRVLLETHCLEWPGHLGLEGAYGKIIRVDLLHKLHDELKYDSLEALRAGIARDCDEARAYFASTRRQTTRDRI, encoded by the coding sequence ATGCGGATCTTCCGAGGCTTCCACCATCCCGGCATCGCGCCGGCCAGCGCGGTGACGATCGGCAATTTCGACGGCGTGCACCGCGGCCACCAGGCCATGCTGGCCCTGCTGAACAGCGAGGCGCGCCACCGCGGCGTGCCCAGCTGCGTGCTGACGTTCGAGCCGCATCCGCGCGACTACTTCGCCCGCGTCGCCCGCAAGCCCGAACTGGCGCCGGCCCGCATCGCCACGCTGCGCGACAAGCTGTCCGAACTGGCCGCCTGCGGCGTGGGCCAGTGCGTGGTGCTGCCGTTCGACGCGCGGCTGTCCAGCCAGGCGCCGCAAACCTTCATCGACCAAGTGCTGGTCAACGGGCTGGGCGCGCGCTACGTCCTGGTGGGTGACGACTTCCGCTTCGGCGCCCGGCGCGCGGGCGACTACGCCATGCTCGACGCCGCCGGCCAGCGACAAGGCTTCGACGTGGCGCGCATGAACAGTTACGAGGTGCACAACATGCGTGTGTCCAGTTCGGCGGTGCGCGAGGCGCTGGCGCGCGGCGACATGGACGGCACGGCGGCCCTGCTGGGGCGGCCTTACAGCATCAGCGGCCACGCGGTCCATGGCCGCAAGCTCGGCCGGGAACTCGGCTTCCCGACGGTGAACCTGCGCTTCTCGCACTGGAAACCCGCCGCCAGCGGCATCTTTGCCGTGCAGGTCGACGGGCTGGCGGACCATCCGCTGCCCGGCGTGGCCAACCTGGGCATCCGGCCCTCCCTGGATCCGAACGACGTCAATGGCGGCCGGGTGCTGCTGGAGACGCACTGCCTCGAATGGCCGGGCCACCTCGGCCTGGAGGGGGCCTACGGTAAAATCATCCGGGTGGACCTGTTGCACAAACTGCACGACGAGCTGAAATACGACAGCCTGGAGGCGCTCCGGGCCGGCATCGCGCGCGACTGCGACGAGGCCCGTGCGTACTTCGCGTCCACCCGTCGCCAGACCACGCGCGACCGAATTTAG
- a CDS encoding HNH endonuclease: MKVLKLSAQGLPQSWISLEQAVLHYAADEVRWEVGAQVAVFRGGHNAVTGEQSVITVSSIIGTKGVPNINPFDLKPGLTNGKLFARDRNICAYCGGHFREDELTREHIIPFAQNGKDHWMNVVTACRCCNHRKSNRTPEQARMPLLYAPYVPSLWEDFILRNRRILADQMEFLMAHLPKSSRLHS; this comes from the coding sequence TTGAAGGTGTTGAAGCTGTCCGCCCAGGGGCTGCCCCAGTCCTGGATTTCGCTGGAGCAGGCCGTGCTGCACTACGCCGCCGACGAAGTTCGTTGGGAGGTGGGTGCGCAGGTGGCCGTGTTCCGCGGCGGGCACAACGCCGTCACGGGCGAGCAGTCGGTCATCACCGTCAGCAGCATCATCGGCACCAAGGGCGTGCCGAACATCAATCCTTTCGACCTCAAGCCCGGCCTGACCAACGGCAAGCTCTTCGCGCGCGACCGCAACATCTGCGCCTACTGCGGCGGCCATTTCCGCGAGGACGAACTCACCCGCGAGCACATCATTCCGTTCGCCCAGAACGGCAAGGACCACTGGATGAACGTGGTCACGGCCTGCCGCTGCTGCAACCACCGCAAGAGCAACCGCACGCCCGAGCAGGCTCGCATGCCGCTGCTGTACGCGCCCTACGTGCCCAGCCTCTGGGAGGACTTCATCCTGCGCAACCGCCGCATCCTGGCGGACCAGATGGAGTTCCTCATGGCGCATCTGCCGAAGTCTTCGCGACTGCACTCGTGA